The Candidatus Desulfovibrio trichonymphae region CAAAACAAGCGGCTGACGGATAATCATCTGAAGCGTCTTGCGGGGGAAATATTCCTCACAGGAACGGCCGTTTATGACAATGGCGCCGGACCCGGTATAAAGGCGCGTGCGGGCTGTAGCCGTTTTTCGGCGTCCGGTGCCGTATTCAAATTTCTCGCGCATAGAGTGTACTCCTTAAAATTGGACAAAACAAAAGCGGCAGAACGTTAATAAGGCAACGTCAGGGGCTGCGGATTCTGCGGCGCGTGCGGATGTTCAGCGCCGGCATAAATTTTGAGTTTTTTCAGCATGGCGCGTCCCAAACGGTTTCTGGGCAGCATGCCGCGCACTGCGTGCATCAGCACACGGGCGGGCTTGTCGGCCAGAATATCGCCGAGAACCGTCGTCTTGAGGCTCCCTACCCAGCCGGAGTGCCTGTAGTATTTTTTATCCGTCAGTTTCGCACCGGTTACTTTTATTTTTTCACAGTTGACAACCACGATAAAGTCGCCGTTGTCCATATGCGGCGCGAATTCCGGCTTGTGCTTGCCGCGCAGGCGATGAGCAATCTGACTGGCAAGACGGCCGAGAATCTGCCTCTGCGCGTCAACCACAAACCACTGGCGGTTAATATCTTTAGGTGTGGGACTGAACGTCTTCATTCAAACAAACTCCTCGTTACGCTCTGAAGACAGTTCTGATACGCCATTCAGCACAATGCGTCAAGTAAAATACGGCAAAAGTCTCCGTCGCTTTAAGTTGCATAATAATTATTTTTAATAATTATATATTCTATATCTGACTGAAAATATCCTGCATGCCGTAAATCTTGCCGGCAGTACGGCCGGCAAGCCAGGCGGCGGCCCGCAAAGCCCCTTGCGCAAAATTTTCGCGGGAGTGGGCATGATGGGTCACTTCTATGCGTTCGCCCTGTCCCATAAAATATATGGTGTGCACGCCCACAACATCACCGCCGCGCACAGCCTGAACACCTATCTGGGCTTTGGGCCGCTCTCCTGTGATGCCGTCGCGGGAGACGCGCCGCGCCTTTCCGAAATCCCAGCCCCTGGCCTGTGCCAGACAGGCGCCGAGCGTCAGGGCCGTGCCGCTGGGGGCGTCTTTCTTGCGGTTGTGGTGCAGTTCCACCAGTTCAATATCATAGCCCTCGCCCAGCGTGCGCGCCAACCCCGGCAGGATTTTCAGCAACACATTTACGCCGACGCTCATATTGGACGACCAAAAAATTGGCGTTTTTTCAGCCAATTTTCGCAACCTGCCCATTTGCGCATCCGTAAAACCGGTGGTGCCGACAACAAGGGCATGCCCCGTACTCGCCGCGACACGCGCAGACTGCAAACTCACGGACGGCGCTGTAAAGTCAACAATAACCGCTCCCGGCGCCTTGGGCAAAACCGCTTCCAGATTGTCGTCCACAGGGCAACCCGCACAAGACAGGGCTTGCAGATGCTCCGCGCGGTCAACAAGCCCTGCCAGACTGTAAGCCAGGTCCGCCGTAACAAGATTGCCGACGGTTTTGCCCATACGCCCGTCAGCGCCAACAACGACGATCGCCGTACTCATGCCGCACTCCGCATTTTTTCAGATTATAGGCCCGCAGAAGCGAGCAATGCCATAAATGCCGTCTCGTCAAGCACAGCAACGCCCAACGAATCGGCTTTTGCCAGTTTGCCGCCCGGCTTCTCCCCGACCACCAGATAATCCAGTTTTTTACTCATGCTGCTTGCGGGAACGGCGCCTGCCGCCTCCGCCAACTCTAAAGCTCTGGCACGCGGAAGCGA contains the following coding sequences:
- the rplM gene encoding 50S ribosomal protein L13 — translated: MKTFSPTPKDINRQWFVVDAQRQILGRLASQIAHRLRGKHKPEFAPHMDNGDFIVVVNCEKIKVTGAKLTDKKYYRHSGWVGSLKTTVLGDILADKPARVLMHAVRGMLPRNRLGRAMLKKLKIYAGAEHPHAPQNPQPLTLPY
- the dapB gene encoding 4-hydroxy-tetrahydrodipicolinate reductase, which produces MSTAIVVVGADGRMGKTVGNLVTADLAYSLAGLVDRAEHLQALSCAGCPVDDNLEAVLPKAPGAVIVDFTAPSVSLQSARVAASTGHALVVGTTGFTDAQMGRLRKLAEKTPIFWSSNMSVGVNVLLKILPGLARTLGEGYDIELVELHHNRKKDAPSGTALTLGACLAQARGWDFGKARRVSRDGITGERPKAQIGVQAVRGGDVVGVHTIYFMGQGERIEVTHHAHSRENFAQGALRAAAWLAGRTAGKIYGMQDIFSQI